TCTTTTCCAAACCAATATTTACAATATTCTTCAACAACTTGTTCAACCGTTAAACGAGGCGACCAGAGCAATCTTTGCCACATCCATTGATTAAAATGATCGTGATGTCCGCTTGAATGTGTAATATCACCAATGCTATATCGCATCAAATCATTAAATACACGGTGATAATATTTTGGCCATGCATAAAATGTTAAACGGTTATAAACCATTGTTAAAAATTGATCCGGTCTACGTTCGTAAATATCATGACTCCAATGTGGTGGTTGATCTCCATTTCTATCGGCACGTGGATACATTTGAATATATCCATGTTGAGAATATTTCCAATGAGTTATTTCACTATAATAAACCAATTTTTGTTGTGGAGGAAGTTGATGTAAAATTTCTTTTGGATAAAGCGAAAAAGGTCCAAACCCGGGATATTTAAAAAGATCCATTCGATGTGTTTGACGGTGACCCGGCTGCCAAGTTGTTGCATCAGAACCCGGACCATAACCCCAAGCCCACAACCAATTTCTTGGTTTTTCTTGAAGATACTTAAAAATTGCATGATCGTCTTCATTGTCAAATTTCTGATTTGTAAAATATACCTTTGTGTGTGGATGATATTTATGAATAATTTCTGCCATTTCTTCTACAAGTTTAATAAATGTTAATCCGTAAGGATTGCATTTGTCGCATTCGCAGCCTCCGCCATCTCCGCCATGAAAATTTATTAAATCATAAGTTTGTGAGTATCTAAAATGTTCTTCACATTTATTAAGCATGAATTTTCGTGCTTCTGGAACAGACAAACATACGTATCCAGTTCGACCAATAGATTCATAAGCATTCCATTCTTTTGGAACATCAATATTTGCAGTATTTGCTCCAAATCCACCTTGAGTCATTAACCCAAAAGATTTAATAAAATCAAACATAATCCCAGGTTGTACATTAAAAATATTTGCTCCGGCAAGCGCATATTCTAGTATAACTCTTTGGGTTTCTTTTTCTGTCCAATCTCTAACATGAGCAAGGCTTTTTGCAATATGACTTTGCCCAAATTGCGTTCCACGTATTTCAAACGCTGGAGCGGTTCTAACTTCAAGATTTTTCTCGATTTCAATTAAATTCTTATTAAAAGTTACTTTTCTTAAAAATTCACCAACACCATATAAACATCCTCTTGCATCTATTCCGGTAATAATAAGTACATTATTTTGTGGAAAAAATTTTAATAAAAATCCTTCTGAGCCCGGATTTACTTCTGTCAGTTGTTCAATTCGATTTTTACTAAATATTTCTAAAATCTCTTTATGATTGGTTGAGATACCAAATAAAATTTTAAGGTGATCAGCAGAATTTTCTTTTTCCGAATTATTATTTACGAAAACTTCAGTTATTCCATTTTCAATTAATCTTTCATACAGCAGCTGCGAAATATTCATTTCAATTTTATTATAACTATTACTACTTATTATTGAAATAGATTTAAATGATTTTGATTGAGCAAATGATGATTCGAAATTTAGAATTACGAGAAGTAAGAATACGATTCTATCAATTTTTAATAACATATAAGTTCTATAATTTATTCTAAATTATTTTGCTAATGAATTAACTTTGGTTATTTTTATATATCTACAAACAAACGATTGCCTAACAAAATAAATAATAAATTATTTAGTTTCCAACATTAAATTATTGGGCAGTTTTGTGAAAAAAAAATATAACATTTTAACGAAAATTTTAGTAGAAACAATATTATTGTTTTTTGTTTTCACTTCACAAATTTCATCAACTCACTTTGAAGAAAAAACTCTTACCAAAATCTTATTAAATAAGAATTGGCTTTTTCATCCGGATGAAAAAAATATTGGAAATTTAGAAAAATGGTTTGAAATTAATTTTGATGATCAAAATTGGGATACTCTTGATGCCGGCAATCGATGGGAAAATCAAGGTTATCCTAATTTAGACGGTTTTGCTTGGTATAGAAAAAAAGTTTACATTCCATTTGAATGGAAATCTGAAAATGTTTGGATAAAATTTAGCGGAATAAATGATGAATATAAATTATATATAAATGGTGAGGAAGTTAATTCAGTTGGAGAAGCCAAAATAAGTTTTGCAAGTAAACCATTTTTTTCAAATATCACTAAATTTGCAAAATTTGGTGAAGAAAATTTACTGACAATTCAGGTAAACGATTGGGGCAATAGCGGTGGTTTGTGGCAAGAACCAATATTGATTACAATAGATAAAAGTGAAGTTGATAATTTATTCAAACCAATTTCGCAAATTCCTTTTATTCCAGAAAGTGAAGGATACAAATTATTTTGGGAGGATGAATTTAATGGAAATTCACTCGACTCGACAAAGTGGTTTGTTAGAGGTGTTGGATCTAGAGCAGTCGGATTTGTGTCAAAAAAAGCTGTAAATATTAATAACGGTAATTTGGAATTATATGCTGTAAAAAATGGTGACTCAATTTTAATTGGTGCGGTGGGAACACAAAATTTATTTATGACTAAATATGGTTACTTTGAATGTAGAGCACAATTGCAAAAATCAAAAGGGATCTGGGCTGCATTCTGGATTCAATCACCGGGAATTGCATCTGGTGAAGACCCAGCTAAGTTTGGAACTGAAATTGACATCTTTGAATATTTCAAGAAAAACGGTGATAATATTATTTCACATAATCTTCATTGGGCTTATGGACCAAACCAGCAAACAATTGGTGGTTTGCAAAGCATTGTTGATGGAATAGATAAAGGATTTCACACTTTTGCTCTGGAATGGACACCTGGAAAGTATTCATTTTTTATTGATGGATTAAAATATTATGATGTTACGAAAGCCATATCACATACTGATGAATATATAATTTTAAGCATGGAACTACCGCAGAAAATTGAAGAATTATCTGAATCTGTTTTTCCGGATATTTTCATAATTGATTATGTGAAAGTTTATAAGAAATAAGTAAAGGAAAATTTGATGAATCTAAAAAGAAAATTAAGTTTTCGAAATATTATTTTCTTTTCAATATTTTTTATATTGAATTACCAACAAATTTATTGTCAAAATAATTCACTTGATGAAAAAGCAAAAGAAATAATTTCAAAATTAAAAGTTGAAGAAAAAATTGGATTGATTGTTGGTGATGGAAGGTTTTTACCTTCGGCAGAAATCCCAATCGAAAAAGTAAATGATGTATATATTGCAAATAGAAATTCAAAAATTGTTATACCGCGCTTAAAATTAAAATCAACTGCACTAACAGACGGACCAAGCGGAATTAACAAATCTGCACCACCCGAAGGAGTTGATAATTATACTTTTACAACTGCATTTCCTACATCTACATGTTTAGCTGCAACTTGGAATACTGAACTTGTGCAAAAAATAGGTGAAGCTCTTGGAAATGAATTGCTTGAATATGATTATGACTTAATTTTAATGCCAGCTTTAAATTTGCATCGTAATCCTAATTGCGGCCGTAATTTTGAATATTATTCAGAGGATCCATTACTTTCCGGAAAAATATCTGCCGCAATAGTTAATGGAATTCAATCTAAAGGCGTTAGCGCAACATTAAAACATTTTCTTGCAAACAATCAAGAATCAAACCGAAGAAAATATAATGCTGTTATTAGTCAAAGAGCACTTAGAGAAATTTATCTAAAAGGATTTGAAATTGCAGTTAAAGAAAGTAAGCCAAAATCTATAATGACTTCTTACAATAGATTAAATGGATTTTATACTGCTGAAAATCCGGAGTTGTTGAAAGAGATTGTAAGAAATGAATGGAAATTTGATGGATTATTTATGACAGATTTCGATGGATATTATGGTGACGCAGTTGCAAAAGTTCGTGCTGGAAATAATTTATTAATGAGCGGAAATAAAGATGAAATAAATGAGCTGACAAATGCTATCCAAAATAAAAGTATAAGTGAATCATTATTAGATGAAAGTTTAATTTACAATATTAAATTAAAACTTGATTCGCCAAGCATGAAAGGTTATAAACCTTCGTTCAAACCAAATTTAAATGAGCATGCCAAATTAGCAAGAGAAGCTGCAAGTGAAGGAATTGTTCTTCTAAAAAATAATAATGTTCTTCCTTTAAAAAGTAACTTGACCATTGCACTTTTTGGAAAAATTTCGTATTACCTAATTGAAACCGGTACAGGAAGCGGTGGAATAAACAGTAACAAATATGCAATTTCAGTTTGTAAAGGATTGCAATCAAACGGATTCAAAATATTACCTGAACTCGAAAATTTATATACAGAATATATAGAACAAATAAAAAAGGAAAATCTTGTTCCAGATTATTTTAACAATCCGAAGATGCGAGCAGATAATGGGATTACAAATGATCAAGCTCCACCACATTTTAAGAAAAGATTAGTTGCATTCAGCAGAGATAAAAAATTATCATTAGAAGAAATTAATCGATATGAATCAACTACTGATGTTGCAATTATAACGTTAGGAAGAAGCGGAGGAGAAAATTATGAAAATGGATATTTACCAATTACGGAAATTGAATTAGAATTAGTAAAAAATGTCAGTGAAATTTTTCATGTAAAAAATAAAAAAGTAATTGTGGTGTTAAATGTCGGAGGAGTATGGGAAACAGAAAGCTGGCAAAATTATGTTGATGCAATTTTACTAATGTGGCAACCAGGACAAGAAGGCGGAAATGCTTTAGCGGATATTATTTCCGGTAAAATAAACCCCTCTGGCAAACTGCCGGATTCTTTCCCGATTAAATATGAAGATGTACCATCTGCTAAATCTTTTCCCGGCGAACCGAAGGATGAACCAGTAAATTCTTTTTATGATGAAGGAATTTATGTGGGATACAGATATTATAATACATTTAATATTCCTACTTCATATGAATTCGGTTTTGGTTTGTCATATACAAATTTTGAGTTTTCAGATTTGGCAATAAGTAATAAGAAATTTAATGGTAAAATTGAAGTCTCAGTTAAAATTAAAAATATTGGGAAAGTTGCAGGAAAGGAGGTAGTTCAATTATATTTATCTGCACCACAAACGGAAATTGAAAAACCTATTTATGAATTAAAAAGATTTGTAAAAACAAAATTATTAGTTCCAGGTGAAAGTCAACAATTAAATTTTTCATTGGATACAAAATCTCTTTCATCATTTTGGAGCGGAATAAGTTCTTGGGTTGCTGATAAAGGTGAATACAAAATTTACATTGGTTCCTCATCAAAGGAATTAAAACTTTCTGAAACATTTCAATTAGATAAAGATATTTTAGTTGAAAAAGTTCACGATGTACTTTATCCAAATTTTCTTTTGAAAGAATTTAGCCAAAGGAAAAAATGAGAATTACATTATTACAATATTTGATATAAAGGAAATTTATATGAAAAGAGTATTTGTTATTTGTCTTGCTTTTGTTGCTTTATCATGTTCACAATCACAAAAAATAAAAATATTACAACCACCAGGTTTTGATAAATATTGTCAAATAGTTGAAAATGGTGAATCAGTTTTACCAAGTGGAAGAACAGTAACACCATTTGGTAAAGTATCAAGAATAACTAATGATCCATTCGGTTTAACACTTTCGCCGGATGGTTCAATTGCTTTAGCTGTTCATGATAATGTACTAACATTCATAGAAATTAATTCTGATAGAATTATTAGACTTCCAGATTATGAAGGTAAACATGCCAATCCATTTGAAGGAAAAGGTTCGTATATGGGCGCGGCAATTTTGAAGAATAATTCTTATGCATATTTAAGCGGAGGTGATAGCGGTGACTTGATTTATTTTAATCTAAAAAACCTAAAAAGTGAAAAACGAATTTCATTAAATGGAACTTTTAATAAAATTAAGTATGAGGATAGTTTTGTTGGCGATATAAAACTTTCTGGGGATAATTCAAAACTATTTGTCCTTGATCAATTTAATTTCCGATTTGTAATTGTTGATTTAAAAACTGAAAAAGTTATTCTAAGTTTAAAAGTGGGCAGATTCCCATTGGGATTAGAAATATCAAAAGATGAGAAATTTGCATATGTAGCAAATACCGGAATTTATGATTATCCGTTAGTTCCAGAATTAGATAAAAAAAATATTGAAGAAAAAGGTTTGGACTTTCCTCCTTATGGTGTTCCTTCAAAAGAAGCAGAACATGGTGTTACAATTGATGGTAAATATATTCCCGGTTTGGGAAGTCCACATGTTCCAGAAGCTGTTTCTGTTTGGACAATTGATTTATCGACAAATGAAATAATTGCAAAAGAAAAAACCGGTTATAGAATGGGTGAAATGGTTGAAGGTATTGAAGTTGAAGGCGGTTCAAGCCCAAACTCAATTGCTGCCGGAAAAGAAAAAGTTTTTATAACAAATGCAACGAATGATAACATATCAATTTTAAATCCGAAAACTGGAAAAATTATTAGGATAATAAAATTAAATATTTCAAAAAAGATTGATTCTTTTAGAGGACTCATTCCCTTTGGAATTAAATTAAGTAACGATGAAAAAAAACTTTACGTTGCTTTAAGTGGATTAAATGCAGTTGCAGTTGTTGATGCAATTAGTGAAAAAGTTCTGGGTTACATTCCAACAAGTTGGTTCCCAACAAAACTTGAAATATCCCCTGATGATAAATCTTTGTATGTTGTTACTGCAAGAGGCTATGGCTCTGGTCCAAATGGTGGAAAAGATTTTGTTGTTCCAGTTCAAGGTACGTATGTCGGTGATATAATGTTAGGTTCGTTTGAGAAAATAAATTTAAGTGATGTTGATTTATCAAAATCAACTGATCAAGTAATTAATAATACATTTAGAGAAATTGAAATATCCGATGATGAGAAAAACCCTTTACCGCCATTATCGGGATTAAGAAAAAGTCCGATAAAACATATTGTATATATCACAAAGGAAAATAGAACATTTGATGAAATTTATGGAGAATTAGAAAACGCAAAAGGTGATGTAACTATTGCTAAATATGGTCTTAATGCAACTGTAAGCAATAATGATAAAACTATAACATATGATAAAGTTAACATTATGCCCAATCATCAAAAAGTGGCAAGAGAGTTTGCCGTTAGTGATAATTTTTATTGTGATTCTGATGCTTCAGTTCACGGACATAGATGGATGGTTGGAACTTATCCAAATGAATGGGTAGAATTAAATAGTTCTATGAAAATTTCTCAAAATTTATTTAGTTCCGCACCAGGCAGAAAATTTGTATCGGGTGCTTCCGGAGCTGTATACCCAGAAGATTACAACGAAGCCGGAGGAATGTGGGAACATTTAGCAAGACACGGTATAAACTTTTTTAATTTTGGCTTGGGATTTGAATTTACTGGAGCTGAAGAAGAGCAATGGCATAAATATTCCGGGGTTAAAATGGGAGTAATTTTCCCACTTCCTTTACCTTTGTATAATAGAACTTCAAGAAAATATGCAACATATAATACAAGTATACCGGATCAATTTAGAATTGATATGTTTGAGGAAGAATTAGAAGATAAATGGCTTTCCGGCAAAGAAGAATTTCCTTCATTAATTACTATGATGATTCCAAATGATCATATGTCTGGAGAACGACCACACGATGGTTATCCATATCGTCAATCATATTTAGCTGATAATGATTTAGCATTGGGAAGAGTTTTACAAAAATTAAGTCATACAAAATGGTGGAAAGAAATGTTAATAATTGTTACAGAAGATGATGCTCAAGCCGGTGTTGATCATGTTGATGCACATAGATCTCTATTAATGATGATCAGCCCATGGGTAAAAAGAAATTATGTTTCGAAATCACATGCAAATTTTGGAGCAATTTTAAAAACTATATATTTAATTTTAGATATGCCTCCTCTTAATCAGTTTGATGCAACAGCAACATTACTTCAAGATTTCTTTACTGATAAACCAAATTTTACACCTTACAAAGTTGAAATGGTTGATAAAAGAATTTTTGATCCGCAAAAAGCTCTTGATCCATATGATGTTAAATTTAGATGGGAATCGTTAAATGAGTCACCGGAAATAGATAATGAAGATGATTTTAAGGAAGGTCACTTAAACAATAAATAATTTTCTATTTGGATTATTTATGAGAAATATAATATTTCAAAATGTATTTGCAATTATTTTACTAAATATTGTTAGCTGTAATTTTACTCAGTCAGAATTTATAAAAATAAATGAGTGGCTGAAAGATTAGAAAATTATTGGACCTTTTAAACTTGGTGAAAGTCTAGATAATACTATACATTTACCAGATTTTGAAAAAGATATTCCGATAGATTTTGGCTGTGAAAAGAATTTCAAATATGATGGAACTTATGAAAAAATCATTAAGATTGTTAAACGTGAAGTAATAACTCATTTTGCTGAAGCAGGTAAACCGCATGTTGAAGCTTTTCATAAGCAAATAATAAATGCAAAATAATTTTAATGAATGAAATAAAATTCTTATTTGGAGTAAATATGAAATTTTTAATTCTTCTTGTAATTACTTTTTCATTAAATATCCTTTTAGTAGCACAAAATAAAATTATTGAAAAAAATATTTTTCCTTTTCAAGAAAAACATGTTCATTCGAGTTCAATTGTAGAATTACCCAATGGCGATTTGCTTTCTTGCTGGTTTCAAGGTAGTGGCGAAAGATGGGCAAATGATGTTGTAATTAATGGAGCAAGATTAAAAAAAGGCGAAATGAATTGGAGCAAACCTTTTTTAATGGCTGATACACCAAATCATCCGGATTGCAATCCGATGTTGTTTTTAAATCCCGAAAATGAATTATTTTTGTTTTGGATTGTTGTGCAAGCAAATAAATGGGAAACTTCAATTCTAAAATTTAAATCAACAAAAAAATATTCTGGGAATGTTGCTCCCGAATGGGAATGGCAAGATATTATTTTATTTACACCGGATGATAATTTCGCGAAAACAATTGAAGATCAATTTAATTCAAATGAAGGATCCGAAATGGTTTATGCAGAATATGCTCCCAAATATGAAACTATGATTATTGAAGCTGCTAAAGATAATAAGAAAAGAACAATTGGCTGGATGACAAGAACTCACCCAACAATTTTAAATAATGGAAGAATTTTAATGCCAATATATTCTGATGGATTTAATTTAGCAATGATTGCAATCTCTGATGATAATTGCAAAACTTGGACAAACAGTTTGCCAATTGTTGGACGAGGAAATAGTCAGCCAAGTATTGTACAAAAAAATGATGGTTCACTTGTAGCATTTATGAGAAATGACGGAGATTATCCGGGAAGCATTATGCAAAGTTTTTCAAATGATAATGGAGTAAGTTGGAGTTATTCTCAAAAAACTGAAATTCCAAATCCAGGCTCAAGTTTGGAAGCTCTAAAATTAAAAAGCGGAAACTGGTTATTAATTTTCAATGACACAGTTGAAGGAAGACATCAGCTTGCTGCAGCACTTTCTGATGATGAAGGTAAAACTTGGTACTGGAAAAGGTATATTGAAAAATCAGAAAAGGGAAAAGGTTCTTTTGCTTACCCATCAGTAATTCAAACAAATGATGAAAAAATTCATTTAACTTATTCTTATCACTTATCTGAAATGCAAAGAACAATTAAACATGTTTCATTTGATGAAAATTGGGTAAAAGAGTAAAGTAAATTTTAAGAGAATTATGAATATCGAAAAAAAACTTTGGGGTTTCTCAAAAAAATCTGAAAAAATATATTTATTCACATTAACAAATGATAATGGAATTAAAATTAATATTTCAAACTATGGAGGAATAATTCAGTCATTAATTACTCCAAATAAATTTGGAAAGTTTGAAGATATTGTTTTGGGTTATGATAATTTGGAAGACTATCTAAAACGAACTCCATACTTTGGTGCAATTTGCGGAAGATACAGCAATCGTATAAGTAAATCTAGTTTTATTATTGATGGAACAAAATATAATTTATCTACAAATGAAGGTGAGAACCATTTGCATGGCGGATTTACTGGCTTTGATAAAGTTGTTTGGAAGTATGAAGAAAATTCTTCAAATGAAAATACTTCAGTAAATTTATTTTATTTGAGTAAAGATGGAGAAGAAGGTTATCCAGGAAATTTGGAAACAAAAGTTATTTATTCCTTAAATAAGGATAATGAACTAATTATTGAATATTCTGCGACAACTGATAAATCAACTCATGTTTGCTTAACGAATCATACTTATTTTAATTTATCCGGCGATTTTCAAAATACAATTTTAGATCATAAAGTTTGGATAAATGCTGATAAATATATTCCGATTGATAATTTAGCAATTCCGTTTGGAACAATAAAATCAGTATCTGAAACTCCATTTGATTTTATGAATTCTACAAAAATTGGTGAAAGAATAAATTCTAAAGATGATCAATTGAAAAATGGATTTGGCTATGATCATTGTATGGTATTTAAAAATTTTGATGGAAGTTTAAAACATCAAGCAAATCTTTATGAACAAAATAGCGGAAGATTAGTTGAAATGTTTACAACAGAACCAGCTGTTCAATTATACTCCGGAAATCATTTAGAAGAAACTTTTATTGGGAAGAATGAAGTTAAGTATTTAAAGAGAACCGGAGTTTGTTTGGAAACTGAGCATTTCCCAAATTCACCAAATCAACCGAATTTTCCTTCAACATTACTTAAACCGGGAGAAATTTATTCTTCAAAAACTATATATAAATTTTCAACAATAAAATAAAATCAAAAATTATGGATTTATTATGCAAACAAGTTTGGAAAGATTTAAAGAAATATTTACTAAAATAAATGAAATAAAAATTGGTTTATATGGCGACTTTTGTCTCGATGTTTATTGGATTTTAGATCCGAGAGGTTCTGAAATATCACTTGAAACCGGATTGCAGGCTCAAGCAGTAAAAAAGCAAAATTATTCTCTTGGTGGAGCTTCAAATGTTGCCGCAAATATTGCCGCTTTAAAACCAAAGGAATTAAGACTTTTTGGAATTTATGGAAATGATGTTTTTGGTGCAGAAATGATTTCTCAGTTAAAATACTTGAATGCAAATATTGATGGTTTTGTACAACAGACCGAAAATTTCGATTCTTATACATTTTCAAAATTGATTTTGAATGGAAAAGAGCAACCAAGAATTGATTTCGGAACTTATAATATTAGGTCCAAAAATTCTGATGATACATTGCTTGAAAATATTAAAAACTCTATAGATGATTTAGATATTTTTGTAATTAATCAACAAGTTCCGGGAAGTATAACAAATCTCAGATTTATAGATGGATTAAACGAAATTATTACAAACAATCCGAATAAGACTTTCATTTTGGACTCACGACATTTTGCATCAAAATTTAAGAATGTTTGTTATAAAGTAAATAATAAAGAAGCTTCATTTTTGGCATTCAATAATTATCTTGAAGATCGAGAATTGGCTCCGGATGAATTAAAGAAAATTGCAACTGAATTGAACTCAAAA
The nucleotide sequence above comes from Ignavibacteriota bacterium. Encoded proteins:
- a CDS encoding family 16 glycosylhydrolase, which gives rise to MKKKYNILTKILVETILLFFVFTSQISSTHFEEKTLTKILLNKNWLFHPDEKNIGNLEKWFEINFDDQNWDTLDAGNRWENQGYPNLDGFAWYRKKVYIPFEWKSENVWIKFSGINDEYKLYINGEEVNSVGEAKISFASKPFFSNITKFAKFGEENLLTIQVNDWGNSGGLWQEPILITIDKSEVDNLFKPISQIPFIPESEGYKLFWEDEFNGNSLDSTKWFVRGVGSRAVGFVSKKAVNINNGNLELYAVKNGDSILIGAVGTQNLFMTKYGYFECRAQLQKSKGIWAAFWIQSPGIASGEDPAKFGTEIDIFEYFKKNGDNIISHNLHWAYGPNQQTIGGLQSIVDGIDKGFHTFALEWTPGKYSFFIDGLKYYDVTKAISHTDEYIILSMELPQKIEELSESVFPDIFIIDYVKVYKK
- a CDS encoding glycoside hydrolase family 3 C-terminal domain-containing protein, whose translation is MNLKRKLSFRNIIFFSIFFILNYQQIYCQNNSLDEKAKEIISKLKVEEKIGLIVGDGRFLPSAEIPIEKVNDVYIANRNSKIVIPRLKLKSTALTDGPSGINKSAPPEGVDNYTFTTAFPTSTCLAATWNTELVQKIGEALGNELLEYDYDLILMPALNLHRNPNCGRNFEYYSEDPLLSGKISAAIVNGIQSKGVSATLKHFLANNQESNRRKYNAVISQRALREIYLKGFEIAVKESKPKSIMTSYNRLNGFYTAENPELLKEIVRNEWKFDGLFMTDFDGYYGDAVAKVRAGNNLLMSGNKDEINELTNAIQNKSISESLLDESLIYNIKLKLDSPSMKGYKPSFKPNLNEHAKLAREAASEGIVLLKNNNVLPLKSNLTIALFGKISYYLIETGTGSGGINSNKYAISVCKGLQSNGFKILPELENLYTEYIEQIKKENLVPDYFNNPKMRADNGITNDQAPPHFKKRLVAFSRDKKLSLEEINRYESTTDVAIITLGRSGGENYENGYLPITEIELELVKNVSEIFHVKNKKVIVVLNVGGVWETESWQNYVDAILLMWQPGQEGGNALADIISGKINPSGKLPDSFPIKYEDVPSAKSFPGEPKDEPVNSFYDEGIYVGYRYYNTFNIPTSYEFGFGLSYTNFEFSDLAISNKKFNGKIEVSVKIKNIGKVAGKEVVQLYLSAPQTEIEKPIYELKRFVKTKLLVPGESQQLNFSLDTKSLSSFWSGISSWVADKGEYKIYIGSSSKELKLSETFQLDKDILVEKVHDVLYPNFLLKEFSQRKK
- a CDS encoding bifunctional YncE family protein/alkaline phosphatase family protein — translated: MKRVFVICLAFVALSCSQSQKIKILQPPGFDKYCQIVENGESVLPSGRTVTPFGKVSRITNDPFGLTLSPDGSIALAVHDNVLTFIEINSDRIIRLPDYEGKHANPFEGKGSYMGAAILKNNSYAYLSGGDSGDLIYFNLKNLKSEKRISLNGTFNKIKYEDSFVGDIKLSGDNSKLFVLDQFNFRFVIVDLKTEKVILSLKVGRFPLGLEISKDEKFAYVANTGIYDYPLVPELDKKNIEEKGLDFPPYGVPSKEAEHGVTIDGKYIPGLGSPHVPEAVSVWTIDLSTNEIIAKEKTGYRMGEMVEGIEVEGGSSPNSIAAGKEKVFITNATNDNISILNPKTGKIIRIIKLNISKKIDSFRGLIPFGIKLSNDEKKLYVALSGLNAVAVVDAISEKVLGYIPTSWFPTKLEISPDDKSLYVVTARGYGSGPNGGKDFVVPVQGTYVGDIMLGSFEKINLSDVDLSKSTDQVINNTFREIEISDDEKNPLPPLSGLRKSPIKHIVYITKENRTFDEIYGELENAKGDVTIAKYGLNATVSNNDKTITYDKVNIMPNHQKVAREFAVSDNFYCDSDASVHGHRWMVGTYPNEWVELNSSMKISQNLFSSAPGRKFVSGASGAVYPEDYNEAGGMWEHLARHGINFFNFGLGFEFTGAEEEQWHKYSGVKMGVIFPLPLPLYNRTSRKYATYNTSIPDQFRIDMFEEELEDKWLSGKEEFPSLITMMIPNDHMSGERPHDGYPYRQSYLADNDLALGRVLQKLSHTKWWKEMLIIVTEDDAQAGVDHVDAHRSLLMMISPWVKRNYVSKSHANFGAILKTIYLILDMPPLNQFDATATLLQDFFTDKPNFTPYKVEMVDKRIFDPQKALDPYDVKFRWESLNESPEIDNEDDFKEGHLNNK
- a CDS encoding exo-alpha-sialidase, with amino-acid sequence MKFLILLVITFSLNILLVAQNKIIEKNIFPFQEKHVHSSSIVELPNGDLLSCWFQGSGERWANDVVINGARLKKGEMNWSKPFLMADTPNHPDCNPMLFLNPENELFLFWIVVQANKWETSILKFKSTKKYSGNVAPEWEWQDIILFTPDDNFAKTIEDQFNSNEGSEMVYAEYAPKYETMIIEAAKDNKKRTIGWMTRTHPTILNNGRILMPIYSDGFNLAMIAISDDNCKTWTNSLPIVGRGNSQPSIVQKNDGSLVAFMRNDGDYPGSIMQSFSNDNGVSWSYSQKTEIPNPGSSLEALKLKSGNWLLIFNDTVEGRHQLAAALSDDEGKTWYWKRYIEKSEKGKGSFAYPSVIQTNDEKIHLTYSYHLSEMQRTIKHVSFDENWVKE
- a CDS encoding galactose mutarotase — its product is MNIEKKLWGFSKKSEKIYLFTLTNDNGIKINISNYGGIIQSLITPNKFGKFEDIVLGYDNLEDYLKRTPYFGAICGRYSNRISKSSFIIDGTKYNLSTNEGENHLHGGFTGFDKVVWKYEENSSNENTSVNLFYLSKDGEEGYPGNLETKVIYSLNKDNELIIEYSATTDKSTHVCLTNHTYFNLSGDFQNTILDHKVWINADKYIPIDNLAIPFGTIKSVSETPFDFMNSTKIGERINSKDDQLKNGFGYDHCMVFKNFDGSLKHQANLYEQNSGRLVEMFTTEPAVQLYSGNHLEETFIGKNEVKYLKRTGVCLETEHFPNSPNQPNFPSTLLKPGEIYSSKTIYKFSTIK